Proteins from one Syntrophales bacterium genomic window:
- the coaD gene encoding pantetheine-phosphate adenylyltransferase, which translates to MKTAVYPGSFDPITNGHVDIITRGLKLFDEIIVLVAYNPEKRYLFSVEERMEMIREVIREHEKDRKRITVDSAPGLLVDYVKNSGADVILKGLRAVSDFEYEFQMTLINRRLNREVETVFLMTGFRWFFTSSSIVKEAASLGGSVKGMVPDIVYQKLQQKYGFSAQR; encoded by the coding sequence ATGAAAACAGCGGTGTACCCCGGTTCTTTTGATCCCATTACAAACGGACATGTGGACATTATTACGAGAGGTTTGAAATTATTTGATGAAATCATCGTCCTCGTTGCCTATAACCCGGAGAAAAGATATCTCTTTTCCGTTGAGGAAAGGATGGAGATGATCAGAGAGGTTATCAGGGAACATGAGAAAGATCGTAAGCGGATAACGGTTGACTCCGCTCCGGGGCTCCTCGTGGACTACGTCAAAAATTCAGGTGCAGATGTTATCCTGAAGGGGTTGAGGGCCGTGTCGGACTTCGAATATGAGTTTCAGATGACCCTCATCAACCGGAGGTTGAATAGAGAGGTAGAAACAGTGTTTCTCATGACCGGTTTCAGGTGGTTTTTCACAAGTTCCAGTATCGTAAAAGAGGCGGCCAGTTTGGGAGGGTCGGTAAAAGGAATGGTGCCGGACATCGTTTACCAGAAACTCCAGCAAAAATACGGATTTTCAGCACAGCGATGA
- a CDS encoding pyridoxal phosphate-dependent aminotransferase produces MKLSSRITMIKPSPTLAITMKANALRAEGRDVIGFGAGEPDFDTPLHIKMAAIRAIEGGFTKYTPVGGTDELKDAIIRKLQKDNRLNYSRGEIVVSCGAKHTLYNLAQVLFEEGDEVIIPSPYWVSYPDIIVLAGAQPVIVEAKETNGFKLQPEQLEGAIGKHTKAVILNSPSNPTGAAYTRTELEALAEVIVPKGIFVISDDVYEKIIYDAISFCNIASISEEMKKMTVVVNGVSKAYAMTGWRIGYAAGPSEIISAVTMIQSQSTSNPSSISQKAAVEALMGNQDVVTEMVGEFGKRRNCIVEKLNAIPSIACMNPAGAFYVFPNVSSLFGRSWRGKTISSSSDLTEYLLEEANVAVVPGGEFGCDHYIRLSYATTMKNIEEGLQRIRDAVAKLD; encoded by the coding sequence ATGAAGCTCTCATCAAGAATAACGATGATCAAACCTTCTCCTACCCTGGCGATTACAATGAAAGCCAATGCGCTACGGGCAGAGGGAAGAGATGTTATCGGCTTTGGTGCAGGGGAACCTGATTTCGATACCCCCCTTCACATTAAAATGGCTGCCATCAGGGCCATCGAGGGGGGATTTACCAAGTACACCCCAGTCGGCGGTACAGATGAATTAAAAGATGCGATTATCCGTAAATTGCAGAAAGACAATCGGCTAAACTACTCCCGAGGCGAGATTGTCGTTTCCTGCGGGGCCAAACATACTCTCTATAATCTTGCCCAGGTTCTCTTTGAAGAGGGTGATGAGGTTATCATTCCGTCGCCTTACTGGGTTTCCTATCCCGATATCATCGTTCTTGCCGGTGCGCAACCGGTCATTGTGGAAGCAAAAGAAACCAATGGCTTCAAGCTCCAGCCGGAACAACTCGAGGGTGCAATCGGTAAACATACAAAAGCGGTCATTTTGAACAGTCCCTCAAATCCGACCGGCGCTGCCTATACCCGGACAGAACTGGAAGCTCTCGCGGAGGTGATAGTCCCCAAAGGGATTTTTGTCATTTCCGACGACGTTTACGAAAAGATCATCTATGACGCAATTTCCTTCTGTAATATTGCCTCTATCAGTGAAGAGATGAAAAAGATGACGGTTGTCGTCAACGGTGTGTCCAAGGCTTACGCCATGACAGGCTGGAGGATCGGTTATGCCGCCGGCCCTTCTGAGATTATATCCGCCGTTACCATGATTCAAAGTCAGAGCACATCTAATCCCTCTTCGATCTCGCAGAAAGCGGCTGTGGAGGCCCTGATGGGAAATCAGGATGTTGTCACGGAAATGGTGGGGGAATTTGGGAAGAGAAGAAACTGTATCGTGGAAAAACTCAATGCAATACCAAGCATCGCCTGTATGAACCCTGCCGGGGCTTTCTACGTTTTTCCCAACGTCTCTTCATTATTCGGACGTTCATGGCGGGGAAAAACCATCTCCAGTTCATCTGATCTTACCGAGTATCTCTTAGAGGAGGCCAATGTTGCTGTCGTGCCGGGCGGCGAGTTCGGTTGTGACCACTATATACGTCTCTCCTATGCCACGACGATGAAAAATATCGAAGAAGGGCTGCAACGAATAAGAGATGCCGTGGCGAAGCTTGACTGA